The Deltaproteobacteria bacterium genome window below encodes:
- a CDS encoding sodium:proton antiporter produces the protein MSLFTIVSILITLAALLSYINHRCLKMPTTIGLMFMTILLSLSLIIAGRFGLAIEDQARAFVQGIDFNKTLMGGLLSFLLFAGSLHVNINDLLEKKWEIGIFATLGTVSSTFIVGVITFLLLQALGLNLAFIYCLVFGALISPTDPICVLGILRKAKAPKGLEAKITGESLFNDGIGVVLFIVLLGIATGEHEVNFSELSLFFLEEGVGGIVYGFLLGLLAYYVLKSVDNYQLEILITLAVVTGGYALALTMHTSGPLAIVVAGLFVGNRGRRFAMSAKTREHLDTFWEMVDEILNAMLFVLIGLEILILTLSGWYLVAGCLAILVVLLARFVSIGVPISLMRLGREFSPHAVKIMTWGGLRGGISVALALSLPAGREREIVLAMTYAVVVFSILVQGLTIKYLLKIPEEA, from the coding sequence ATGAGCCTCTTCACCATCGTCTCGATCCTGATCACATTAGCGGCCTTACTCAGCTACATCAATCATCGCTGCCTGAAGATGCCCACCACCATTGGCCTGATGTTCATGACTATTCTGCTTTCCTTGAGCCTGATCATTGCCGGCCGGTTTGGCCTTGCAATCGAGGACCAGGCCCGGGCCTTTGTTCAAGGCATTGACTTTAATAAGACCTTGATGGGAGGCCTGCTCAGTTTTCTTCTGTTTGCCGGATCACTCCATGTCAACATCAATGACCTGCTCGAAAAGAAATGGGAGATAGGCATTTTCGCCACGCTAGGCACTGTCAGCTCCACTTTTATCGTGGGAGTCATCACCTTCCTGCTTTTGCAGGCTCTGGGATTAAACCTGGCCTTTATTTACTGCTTGGTCTTTGGGGCATTGATTTCCCCGACCGACCCCATTTGCGTCCTGGGCATCCTCAGAAAGGCCAAGGCCCCGAAAGGCCTGGAAGCAAAGATCACTGGAGAGTCTTTATTCAATGACGGTATCGGCGTGGTTCTCTTCATTGTCTTGCTGGGGATTGCCACGGGCGAGCATGAGGTAAATTTCAGCGAGCTCTCTCTCTTTTTCCTTGAAGAAGGTGTCGGCGGAATCGTGTACGGTTTTTTACTGGGTCTTCTGGCTTACTATGTTCTCAAGAGCGTTGACAACTACCAGTTGGAAATACTGATCACCCTGGCTGTGGTCACGGGTGGATATGCCTTGGCTCTGACCATGCACACCTCCGGGCCGCTGGCCATCGTGGTGGCGGGCCTGTTCGTGGGCAATCGCGGCCGCAGGTTCGCCATGTCGGCTAAAACCAGGGAACATCTCGATACATTCTGGGAAATGGTAGATGAAATCTTGAATGCCATGCTTTTTGTCCTGATCGGTTTAGAAATACTGATCCTGACCCTGTCCGGTTGGTACCTTGTGGCAGGATGTCTCGCGATATTGGTTGTGCTTCTGGCGAGGTTCGTTTCAATCGGGGTTCCGATCAGCCTGATGAGGCTGGGCCGTGAGTTCAGCCCCCATGCGGTCAAGATCATGACCTGGGGGGGACTGCGTGGAGGAATTTCCGTGGCGCTGGCCCTGAGTCTGCCAGCCGGGCGCGAGCGTGAGATCGTTCTGGCCATGACTTACGCTGTGGTGGTCTTCTCAATTCTCGTTCAGGGATTGACCATCAAGTATTTACTTAAAATTCCAGAAGAAGCCTAA
- a CDS encoding electron transfer flavoprotein-ubiquinone oxidoreductase yields the protein MEEERDVMEVDVLFVGGGVACLSGALHLANLIKEHNEKVEKGEEGEKLDEIMIAILEKGAYIGSHSISGAVMDPVALKELIPDFLEKGAPLEAEIKKEKVCLLTKKGKIASPITPPPLNNHGNYIVSLSRFTEWLGQMVEESGIDIFPGFAGTEVLYDGNRVIGVRTGDKGIDADGNKKENYEPGIDLQAKVTVFGEGSRGSLTKTLIKKFNLDAGTNAVNYVLGVKEVWEVPEGRIEPGMVYHTLGYPLKRNTYGGGFIYGMKNNQVSVGLLTGLDYQDPHLDPHMEFQKFKLHPLMAEIIKDGKLVQYGAKTAPVGGFFAVPKLFFNGGLIVGDSANLFISQKIKGIHMAMKSGMLAAETILEALVKSDFSEAGLKEYKTSLYNSFIGKELKKVRNFHQAFQSGLYIALIKAGFQYVLGGRIIKNRVTTEPDYIHLKKVMDVYSTQTPSDEQKGAIKFDGERTFDKETDVYYSGATHEEQQPAHLKIADLNICFTKCTEEYQNPCLRFCPANVYEIETDEDTGERTMKLNFSNCVHCKTCDIKDPYELITWTAPEGGGGPKYTMV from the coding sequence GTGGAAGAAGAAAGAGATGTTATGGAAGTTGATGTTCTATTTGTGGGGGGTGGCGTTGCCTGTCTTAGTGGGGCGTTGCATCTCGCAAATTTGATTAAAGAACATAATGAAAAGGTGGAAAAGGGGGAAGAAGGCGAGAAACTGGATGAGATCATGATCGCCATTCTGGAGAAGGGCGCCTATATAGGTTCTCATTCTATATCCGGCGCTGTCATGGATCCGGTAGCCCTAAAAGAGCTTATTCCGGACTTTTTGGAAAAAGGCGCTCCTCTGGAGGCTGAAATAAAAAAAGAAAAGGTCTGTCTGCTCACTAAAAAAGGCAAGATCGCATCCCCGATCACACCTCCCCCTCTCAATAATCACGGGAATTATATCGTCTCTCTTTCGCGGTTCACCGAATGGCTCGGTCAGATGGTTGAAGAGAGCGGGATTGATATCTTTCCCGGTTTCGCTGGCACCGAAGTTTTATATGACGGGAATCGAGTCATTGGAGTCAGAACGGGCGATAAAGGCATTGACGCTGATGGCAATAAAAAAGAAAATTATGAGCCGGGCATTGACTTGCAGGCCAAGGTCACCGTTTTTGGAGAAGGGTCGCGAGGCAGCCTCACTAAAACCCTGATAAAAAAGTTCAACCTGGACGCAGGCACGAATGCCGTGAATTACGTCCTTGGCGTTAAGGAGGTCTGGGAAGTCCCGGAAGGAAGAATTGAACCCGGCATGGTCTATCATACCCTGGGTTACCCGCTTAAAAGAAATACTTACGGCGGCGGGTTCATTTATGGCATGAAGAACAACCAGGTGTCCGTTGGTCTTTTAACAGGATTGGATTACCAGGACCCGCACCTGGACCCTCATATGGAATTTCAAAAATTCAAGCTCCATCCCCTGATGGCTGAAATCATCAAAGATGGTAAACTAGTCCAGTACGGGGCCAAAACAGCGCCTGTCGGCGGGTTCTTCGCCGTTCCCAAGCTCTTCTTTAACGGCGGCCTTATTGTCGGAGATTCAGCAAATCTCTTCATCAGCCAAAAGATCAAAGGCATACACATGGCCATGAAATCAGGGATGCTGGCTGCTGAAACAATCCTGGAAGCCCTGGTAAAAAGCGATTTTTCCGAAGCCGGCCTGAAGGAATATAAGACATCCCTGTATAACAGCTTCATCGGAAAAGAACTTAAAAAGGTACGGAATTTCCATCAGGCCTTTCAATCGGGACTCTACATCGCCCTCATCAAGGCAGGGTTCCAGTATGTCCTCGGTGGCAGAATTATCAAAAACCGCGTGACCACAGAGCCCGATTATATCCATCTTAAAAAGGTCATGGATGTTTACAGCACCCAAACGCCTTCCGATGAGCAGAAGGGCGCTATAAAGTTCGATGGCGAGCGTACCTTTGACAAGGAAACCGATGTCTACTATTCAGGGGCAACCCATGAAGAACAGCAGCCGGCTCACCTCAAGATAGCGGACCTCAATATTTGCTTTACCAAGTGCACTGAAGAATATCAAAACCCGTGCCTCAGATTCTGTCCCGCCAATGTTTATGAAATAGAGACCGACGAGGACACGGGTGAACGCACCATGAAACTCAATTTCTCCAACTGCGTCCACTGTAAAACCTGTGATATCAAAGATCCATATGAACTCATCACCTGGACGGCGCCGGAAGGAGGAGGAGGGCCAAAGTACACCATGGTTTAA
- a CDS encoding CoB--CoM heterodisulfide reductase iron-sulfur subunit A family protein, translated as MANTETQSILVVGSGMSGLTTAIEAAEAGYDTYIIEKNPYLGGRVAQLHNYFPKLCPPYCGLEINFRRIKQNPRIRFFTMAEVESISGEEGNFDVTVRLNPRYVNEKCTGCGKCAEACTMEIDNSFNYGMDKIKAAYLPHDMAFPMRYVLDPSLAKSDEGQKVKEACPYDAIDLDMEPKTIELKVGAVVWATGWQPYDAAKLDTYGFGQFPNVITNVMMERLAALNGPTQGKIVRPSDGQPPETIGFVQCAGSRDENHLPYCSGICCLASMKQATYVREQYPDSKVYIFFIDIRATDRLEEFYYKVKQDENIQFFKGKVAKITEDETTKGLILRVEDTTSEELHEVSVDMAVLATGIQPNTAETPIPIQVPYDDYGFVASQDAGPGVYAAGCVRTPNNVSEVVQDGTAAALKAIQSIARR; from the coding sequence ATGGCAAACACAGAAACCCAAAGTATCCTGGTGGTCGGTAGCGGCATGAGCGGGCTTACAACGGCCATTGAAGCCGCTGAAGCGGGCTATGACACGTATATAATCGAAAAAAACCCCTACCTTGGAGGCAGGGTGGCCCAGCTTCATAACTACTTCCCCAAGTTATGCCCGCCGTATTGCGGCCTGGAAATCAACTTTCGCCGCATCAAGCAGAACCCCAGGATACGTTTCTTCACAATGGCCGAAGTGGAGAGTATTTCCGGCGAGGAAGGAAATTTCGATGTCACCGTCCGGTTGAATCCTCGCTATGTCAATGAAAAATGCACCGGCTGCGGCAAGTGCGCCGAAGCCTGCACCATGGAAATTGACAACTCTTTCAACTATGGCATGGATAAAATCAAGGCCGCCTACCTGCCTCATGATATGGCCTTTCCCATGCGGTACGTCCTGGATCCGAGTCTGGCAAAAAGCGATGAAGGGCAAAAAGTAAAAGAAGCGTGCCCGTATGACGCCATTGACCTGGATATGGAGCCAAAGACCATAGAGCTGAAGGTCGGCGCCGTGGTTTGGGCCACAGGATGGCAGCCTTATGATGCGGCCAAACTGGATACCTACGGCTTCGGGCAGTTTCCAAACGTGATCACCAATGTAATGATGGAAAGGCTGGCCGCGCTGAACGGGCCAACCCAGGGTAAAATCGTACGCCCTTCAGATGGCCAGCCCCCGGAAACCATCGGGTTCGTCCAGTGCGCCGGTTCTCGAGATGAAAACCACCTGCCTTACTGCTCTGGCATCTGCTGCCTGGCGTCCATGAAGCAGGCCACTTACGTCCGGGAGCAGTATCCGGATTCAAAGGTCTATATCTTTTTTATTGATATTCGAGCCACGGATCGGCTGGAGGAATTTTATTACAAGGTCAAACAGGATGAAAACATCCAGTTCTTTAAAGGGAAAGTGGCTAAAATAACTGAGGATGAAACCACCAAGGGCCTTATTTTGAGGGTCGAAGACACCACCTCCGAGGAGTTGCATGAAGTCTCCGTGGACATGGCGGTATTAGCCACCGGGATACAGCCCAATACGGCTGAAACTCCCATTCCCATCCAGGTTCCTTACGATGATTATGGTTTCGTGGCCTCCCAGGACGCCGGACCAGGGGTTTATGCCGCGGGCTGTGTGAGGACCCCGAATAACGTTTCCGAAGTGGTTCAGGACGGAACAGCCGCGGCCCTTAAAGCCATTCAATCCATAGCGAGGAGGTAG
- a CDS encoding hydrogenase iron-sulfur subunit — MEQKVAVYVCTGCGIGDALEIEELSKVATDEKKVPLCKTHPNLCSPEGVDLIKNDIAGEGANTLVIAACSLRVMYDVFNFDQCIVDRVNLREQVVWCQKPNDEDTQMMAEDYLRMSLAKVEKMELPEPFEPEQEISRDILVVGGGLAGMTSALEGAKAGYSIVLVEKEPQLGGFQNKVRQKVTFPYKDFQDNDIGELIKAVTEHEKIKVYTDAAVEKTEGAPGLFEVSIKSNGSVAEHRVGAIVLAAGWQPYDPSKLGPKLGFGASPNVITNAMFEEMFKEEKFARPSDKQGLKNVAFLQCAGQRDPDYLPYCSSICCLTALRQACQIKAQEPDANVYVVYKELRTPGQAEDFYRKAQEDGVIFLRCQDPEVKASGDQLAVEADDELLGEKVLLEDLDMVVLATGMVPVTAFGPEFSMQETKEGEEEKKAEKEEEEVSPDIIRCSELLNLDYRQGPELPALRNDFPDSNFICFPYETRRTGIYAAGCVRRPMSTATTSEDAAGAVMKAIQCVELTAGGASVHPRAGDLSYPELFMQRCTQCKRCTIECPFGVYNEDEKANPLPNPTRCRRCGICMGSCPERIISFKNYSVDMIGSMIKAIEVPEEDEEKPRVLALVCENDAYPALDMVGIKRMQYNPYLRVIPLRCLGSINLVWIADALSKGIDGILFFGCRPGDDYQCHFIKGSELAEYRAGKIAETLDRLVLESERVRVEEVAITDWERVQAILEEFMETVERVGPNPYKGW; from the coding sequence ATGGAACAGAAGGTTGCAGTTTATGTTTGTACAGGATGCGGTATCGGAGATGCCCTTGAAATAGAAGAACTTAGTAAGGTGGCGACCGACGAAAAAAAGGTCCCTCTTTGTAAAACCCATCCAAACCTGTGCAGCCCGGAAGGGGTGGACCTGATCAAGAATGACATCGCCGGCGAGGGCGCCAATACTCTGGTCATTGCCGCCTGTTCGCTCAGGGTCATGTATGATGTGTTTAACTTCGACCAGTGCATCGTGGATCGGGTCAACCTCAGAGAACAGGTCGTCTGGTGTCAGAAGCCTAATGATGAGGATACCCAGATGATGGCCGAGGATTACCTGCGCATGAGCCTGGCCAAAGTAGAAAAAATGGAGCTTCCTGAGCCTTTTGAGCCGGAACAGGAAATTTCCAGAGATATCCTTGTCGTGGGAGGCGGTTTGGCCGGTATGACATCGGCCCTGGAAGGCGCCAAAGCCGGTTATTCGATAGTACTCGTTGAGAAAGAGCCCCAGCTGGGAGGGTTTCAGAACAAAGTCAGGCAGAAGGTTACATTTCCATACAAAGACTTTCAGGACAACGATATCGGTGAGCTGATCAAGGCTGTCACCGAGCATGAAAAAATTAAGGTCTATACCGACGCGGCAGTGGAAAAAACCGAAGGCGCGCCCGGCCTTTTTGAGGTCTCCATCAAATCAAACGGTTCTGTGGCTGAACACAGAGTCGGGGCCATTGTGCTTGCGGCCGGCTGGCAGCCTTATGACCCCAGCAAACTGGGCCCGAAATTGGGGTTTGGGGCCTCTCCGAACGTCATCACCAACGCCATGTTCGAAGAGATGTTCAAGGAGGAAAAATTCGCACGACCCAGCGATAAGCAGGGTCTAAAGAACGTAGCCTTCCTGCAGTGCGCCGGTCAAAGGGATCCGGATTATCTTCCCTATTGTTCCTCTATTTGCTGCCTCACGGCCTTAAGACAGGCCTGCCAGATAAAGGCTCAGGAACCGGATGCCAATGTGTACGTCGTTTATAAAGAGCTGCGTACACCCGGGCAGGCCGAGGATTTTTATCGCAAGGCACAGGAGGATGGAGTGATTTTTCTCCGCTGCCAGGACCCTGAGGTCAAGGCCAGCGGTGATCAGCTCGCCGTGGAGGCGGATGATGAACTCCTGGGCGAGAAGGTTCTGCTGGAAGACCTGGACATGGTGGTCTTAGCTACGGGCATGGTTCCGGTGACCGCCTTTGGGCCGGAATTTTCCATGCAGGAAACAAAGGAGGGGGAAGAGGAGAAAAAAGCAGAGAAGGAAGAGGAGGAAGTTTCCCCTGACATTATTCGATGCTCCGAGCTTCTGAATCTGGATTATCGTCAGGGCCCTGAACTTCCGGCTCTGAGGAACGATTTCCCTGATTCCAACTTCATCTGTTTCCCTTATGAAACAAGACGAACCGGAATTTACGCCGCCGGTTGTGTGCGCCGGCCCATGAGTACGGCCACGACCAGCGAGGATGCGGCCGGAGCGGTCATGAAAGCCATCCAGTGCGTCGAACTCACGGCTGGCGGTGCTTCTGTCCATCCCCGGGCCGGAGACCTGTCATATCCCGAACTTTTCATGCAGCGCTGCACCCAGTGCAAGCGCTGTACCATAGAGTGTCCCTTTGGGGTTTATAATGAGGATGAGAAAGCCAACCCCCTGCCCAACCCGACCCGCTGCCGGCGGTGCGGTATCTGCATGGGGTCCTGCCCCGAGCGGATCATTTCCTTCAAGAATTACTCGGTGGACATGATCGGGTCCATGATCAAGGCCATCGAAGTCCCGGAAGAGGACGAAGAAAAACCGCGGGTCCTGGCGCTTGTCTGCGAGAACGACGCCTACCCGGCCCTGGATATGGTCGGGATCAAGAGAATGCAGTATAACCCGTATCTCCGGGTTATCCCGCTCAGATGCCTGGGCTCGATTAACCTGGTCTGGATCGCCGACGCCTTATCCAAAGGCATTGACGGCATTCTCTTCTTCGGCTGCCGTCCCGGCGACGACTATCAGTGCCATTTCATTAAAGGCAGCGAACTGGCGGAATACAGGGCCGGTAAGATCGCCGAAACATTGGACCGGCTGGTCCTCGAGTCCGAACGCGTTCGAGTTGAGGAGGTTGCCATAACCGACTGGGAGCGCGTCCAGGCCATCTTAGAAGAATTCATGGAAACAGTGGAAAGGGTGGGTCCTAACCCTTACAAGGGATGGTAA